From a single Diceros bicornis minor isolate mBicDic1 chromosome 6, mDicBic1.mat.cur, whole genome shotgun sequence genomic region:
- the FUOM gene encoding fucose mutarotase isoform X2 produces MVVLKGVPAVLSPELLFALARMGHGDEIVLADVNFPTSAVCRCGPEEIRADGEPPPPARWGWGSWAVILDLGSPSITKHPPVTQEIPVPDPRDSPCSPQPPEAAVMELEPSDRERGLQTPVWRSYQSILLGAGCTSTLAKIERFEFYNRAKKAFAVVATGETALYGNLILKKGVLAPDALPCSRPVKTAPGPERDLDS; encoded by the exons ATGGTGGTGCTAAAGGGCGTCCCCGCGGTGCTGTCCCCGGAGCTGCTCTTCGCGCTGGCGCGGATGGGGCACGGAGACGAGATCG TTCTTGCAGACGTGAACTTCCCCACCTCCGCCGTCTGCAGGTGTGGCCCCGAGGAGATCCGCGCCGACGGTGAGCCACCACCTCCTGCGCGGTGGGGTTGGGGAAGTTGGGCAGTCATCCTGGACCTCGGCTCCCCATCCATTACCAAGCACCCACCAGTGACCCAGGAAATCCCAGTACCAGATCCTCGAGactctccctgcagcccccagcccccagag GCTGCTGTCATGGAGCTGGAGCCCAGTGACCGGGAGAGGGGCCTCCAGACCCCGGTGTGGAGAAGCTACCAGTCCATCCTCCTCGGAGCTGGCTGCACA AGCACCCTGGCAAAGATAGAGAGATTTGAGTTTTACAACCGGGCCAAAAAGGCTTTTGCTGTTGTAGCAACTGG GGAGACGGCTCTCTACGGAAACCTCATCCTCAAGAAGGGGGTGCTGGCCCCCGATGCCCTGCCCTGTTCTAGGCCTGTGAAGACCgccccaggcccagagagggacctGGACTCCTGA
- the FUOM gene encoding fucose mutarotase isoform X3 produces MVVLKGVPAVLSPELLFALARMGHGDEIVLADVNFPTSAVCRCGPEEIRADGLGVPQLLEAVLKLLPLDTYVESPAAVMELEPSDRERGLQTPVWRSYQSILLGAGCTSTLAKIERFEFYNRAKKAFAVVATGETALYGNLILKKGVLAPDALPCSRPVKTAPGPERDLDS; encoded by the exons ATGGTGGTGCTAAAGGGCGTCCCCGCGGTGCTGTCCCCGGAGCTGCTCTTCGCGCTGGCGCGGATGGGGCACGGAGACGAGATCG TTCTTGCAGACGTGAACTTCCCCACCTCCGCCGTCTGCAGGTGTGGCCCCGAGGAGATCCGCGCCGACG GCCTGGGCGTCCCACAGCTCCTGGAGGCCGTGCTGAAGCTGCTGCCACTAGACACCTATGTGGAGAGCCCG GCTGCTGTCATGGAGCTGGAGCCCAGTGACCGGGAGAGGGGCCTCCAGACCCCGGTGTGGAGAAGCTACCAGTCCATCCTCCTCGGAGCTGGCTGCACA AGCACCCTGGCAAAGATAGAGAGATTTGAGTTTTACAACCGGGCCAAAAAGGCTTTTGCTGTTGTAGCAACTGG GGAGACGGCTCTCTACGGAAACCTCATCCTCAAGAAGGGGGTGCTGGCCCCCGATGCCCTGCCCTGTTCTAGGCCTGTGAAGACCgccccaggcccagagagggacctGGACTCCTGA
- the FUOM gene encoding fucose mutarotase isoform X1, with protein sequence MVVLKGVPAVLSPELLFALARMGHGDEIVLADVNFPTSAVCRCGPEEIRADGEPPPPARWGWGSWAVILDLGSPSITKHPPVTQEIPVPDPRDSPCSPQPPELLEAVLKLLPLDTYVESPAAVMELEPSDRERGLQTPVWRSYQSILLGAGCTSTLAKIERFEFYNRAKKAFAVVATGETALYGNLILKKGVLAPDALPCSRPVKTAPGPERDLDS encoded by the exons ATGGTGGTGCTAAAGGGCGTCCCCGCGGTGCTGTCCCCGGAGCTGCTCTTCGCGCTGGCGCGGATGGGGCACGGAGACGAGATCG TTCTTGCAGACGTGAACTTCCCCACCTCCGCCGTCTGCAGGTGTGGCCCCGAGGAGATCCGCGCCGACGGTGAGCCACCACCTCCTGCGCGGTGGGGTTGGGGAAGTTGGGCAGTCATCCTGGACCTCGGCTCCCCATCCATTACCAAGCACCCACCAGTGACCCAGGAAATCCCAGTACCAGATCCTCGAGactctccctgcagcccccagcccccagag CTCCTGGAGGCCGTGCTGAAGCTGCTGCCACTAGACACCTATGTGGAGAGCCCG GCTGCTGTCATGGAGCTGGAGCCCAGTGACCGGGAGAGGGGCCTCCAGACCCCGGTGTGGAGAAGCTACCAGTCCATCCTCCTCGGAGCTGGCTGCACA AGCACCCTGGCAAAGATAGAGAGATTTGAGTTTTACAACCGGGCCAAAAAGGCTTTTGCTGTTGTAGCAACTGG GGAGACGGCTCTCTACGGAAACCTCATCCTCAAGAAGGGGGTGCTGGCCCCCGATGCCCTGCCCTGTTCTAGGCCTGTGAAGACCgccccaggcccagagagggacctGGACTCCTGA
- the PRAP1 gene encoding proline-rich acidic protein 1 codes for MKRLLLVTNLVAMLLQQAGIASAPQVLIKTKGGVGAREQDAEEAWGARVVEPPEKEDRLMGLLPALKLMATTQEKQQGTKDQAGTKDILRGLRSPRRGPEPDHDNLYHPPPEEAQEEAGPWSRVLLSRQVLRGPEEDRDHIYHPRGHS; via the exons ATGAAGAG GCTCCTCCTCGTCACCAACCTGGTGGCTATGCTGCTGCAGCAGGCAGGCATAGCCTCAGCACCCCAG GTCCTCATCAAGACCAAAGGCGGAGTGGGGGCCCGCGAACAGGACGCAGAGGA GGCCTGGGGCGCCCGAGTGGTGGAGCCTCCGGAGAAAGAGGACCGGCTCATGGGACTCCTCCCGGCACTGAAGCTCATGGCCACCACCCAGGAGAAGCAGCAAG GCACCAAGGACCAGGCAGGAACCAAGGACATCTTGCGTGGCCTCCGAAGCCCCAGGAGGGGCCCTGAGCCCGACCATGACAATCTGTACCATCCTCCGCCCGAGGAGGcccaggaggaggcagggcccTGGTCTCGGGTGCTGCTGTCTCGCCAGGTGCTTCGGGGGCCAGAGGAGGATCGAGACCACATCTACCACCCTAGGGGACACTCCTGA